From one Sardina pilchardus chromosome 6, fSarPil1.1, whole genome shotgun sequence genomic stretch:
- the pomgnt2 gene encoding protein O-linked-mannose beta-1,4-N-acetylglucosaminyltransferase 2, producing the protein MRALGCRMNVAAVLNGLLVSVVAALLWKYVRLSETAAQLEEELQLTRQSQEVSQVRIDYHAALQALQQHGTRMVCSGKMHTDRICRFDYLCYCTEAEEFVFFHGNSSVMLPNLGPRRFQPALLDLSSVEDHNTQYFNFLELPAAALKFMPKPVFVPDVTLIMNRFNPDNLMHIFHDDLLPIFYTMQQYTDLDDEARLVFMEGWGEGAHFDLYRLLSSKQPLLKEQLRNFGKLMCFTKSYVGLSKMTTWYQYGFVQPQGPKANILVSGNEIRQFAKTMMERMNVTREDRPEDGYIVVFSRSINRLILNEAELILALAQEFQMRTVTVSLEDQSFASVVQVISGASMLVSMHGAQLIASLFLPRGAAVVELFPYAVNPEHYTPYKTLASLPGMDLQYAAWRNTMVENSVTYPERPWDQGGISHLDKEEQDRILASQEVPRHLCCRNPEWLFRIYQDTMVDIPSFLATLRRTVQIKPNGKKAKAASTVHPGRVREPKCQTSVQAANEAKLTVSWQIPWNLKYLKVREVKYEVWIQEQGENTYMPYILPHQNYTFSENIKPFTTYLVWVRCIFNKNLLGPFADVLLCKT; encoded by the coding sequence ATGCGTGCCCTCGGCTGCAGGATGAACGTGGCGGCGGTGCTCAACGGGCTGCTGGTGTCCGTGGTGGCGGCGCTGCTGTGGAAGTACGTGCGTCTGAGCGAGACGGCCgcccagctggaggaggagcttcAGCTCACGCGGCAGTCCCAGGAGGTCTCGCAGGTGCGCATCGACTACCACGCCGCCCTGCAGGCCCTGCAGCAGCATGGCACCCGCATGGTGTGCTCGGGCAAGATGCACACCGACCGCATCTGCCGCTTCGACTATCTCTGCTACTGCACCGAGGCGGAGGAGTTTGTGTTTTTCCACGGCAACTCGTCAGTCATGTTGCCTAACCTGGGCCCACGCCGCTTCCAGCCAGCCCTGCTGGACTTGTCCTCTGTGGAGGACCACAATACGCAGTACTTCAACTTCCTCGAGCTGCCCGCGGCTGCCCTGAAATTCATGCCTAAGCCGGTGTTTGTGCCTGATGTCACGCTTATCATGAACCGTTTCAATCCTGACAACCTCATGCACATCTTTCACGATGACCTTCTGCCCATCTTCTATACCATGCAGCAGTACACTGACTTGGATGACGAAGCTCGCCTTGTTTTCATGGAGGGCTGGGGAGAGGGTGCCCACTTTGACCTGTACCGTTTGCTAAGCAGCAAGCAGCCTCTCCTCAAAGAGCAGCTGAGAAACTTTGGCAAGCTGATGTGCTTCACAAAATCGTATGTGGGTTTGTCAAAGATGACAACATGGTACCAGTATGGATTTGTGCAGCCACAAGGACCTAAAGCCAATATCCTGGTGTCTGGGAATGAAATCCGTCAGTTTGCTAAAACAATGATGGAgagaatgaatgtcacaagaGAGGATCGCCCTGAAGATGGCTACATTGTGGTGTTCAGCAGGTCTATCAATAGGCTGATACTCAACGAGGCTGAGCTGATTCTGGCTCTAGCCCAGGAGTTCCAGATGAGGACCGTCACCGTGTCGCTGGAGGACCAGTCGTTTGCAAGTGTCGTCCAAGTTATCAGTGGGGCGTCCATGCTAGTTAGCATGCATGGCGCCCAGCTCATCGCGTCATTGTTTCTGCCACGGGGAGCAGCTGTGGTGGAGCTCTTCCCGTATGCAGTCAACCCTGAGCATTACACCCCTTACAAGACTCTTGCTTCCTTGCCTGGTATGGATCTCCAGTATGCAGCTTGGAGGAACACCATGGTGGAGAACTCCGTGACATATCCCGAGCGACCCTGGGATCAAGGCGGAATTTCTCACCTGGATAAGGAAGAACAGGACCGTATTCTTGCCAGTCAGGAAGTGCCCCGGCATCTGTGCTGTCGTAACCCAGAGTGGCTCTTCCGAATTTACCAGGACACAATGGTGGACATCCCATCTTTCCTGGCCACCCTCAGAAGGACTGTACAGATCAAGCCCAATGGGAAAAAGGCCAAAGCTGCCAGCACTGTTCACCCTGGCCGAGTCCGGGAGCCCAAATGTCAGACCTCTGTCCAGGCTGCCAATGAGGCCAAGCTGACCGTGTCCTGGCAAATCCCCTGGAACCTGAAATACCTAAAGGTCCGCGAAGTCAAGTATGAAGTGTGGATACAGGAGCAGGGGGAGAACACATACATGCCTTACATTCTTCCACACCAGAACTACACTTTCTCTGAGAACATCAAGCCCTTTACTACATACTTGGTGTGGGTACGTTGCATCTTCAACAAGAACCTGCTGGGGCCCTTTGCAGATGTTCTTCTTTGTAAAACATGA